The Prionailurus bengalensis isolate Pbe53 chromosome E2, Fcat_Pben_1.1_paternal_pri, whole genome shotgun sequence region TTTcactccagtatgaattctgtgatgttcTGTAAGGGCTGAGGGCCGGAtgaaggccttgccacattctttgcactggtaaggtttctctccactGTGAATTCTGTGATGTGCCTTCAGGGCCGATTGCCAGTTAAAGgctttgccacattctttacattggtaaggtttcactccagtatgaattctgtgatgtacTGTAAGGGCTGAGGGCCGGATGAAAGCCTTGCCACATTCTTTGCActggtaaggtttctctccactGTGAATTCTGTGATGTGCCTTCAGGGCCGATTGCCAGTTAAAGGCTTTGCCACAATctttacattggtaaggtttAACTCCAGTATGAATTCTATGATGTCTGCTAAGGTTTGAATATCGCGTGTAGACCTTGCCACATTCTTTGCATTGGTAAGGGTTCACcccagtatgaattctgtgatgttcTGTAAGGGCTGAGAGCCAGCTAAAGGCgatgccacattctttacattggtaaggtttctctccactatgaattctgtgatgtgaCTTAAGGGCTGATTGCCAGTTAAAGGttttgccacattctttacattggtaaggtttctgtCCAGTATGAATTACTTTATGTTGTTTAAGGTATGATTTCTGGTTAAAGGTCTTGCCACATTCattacattggtaaggtttctctccagtatggacTCTCTGATGTACATCAAGATGTGATGGGCAGtaaaaggccttgccacattctttacactggtaaggtttctctccactATGAATTCTGCGATGTATCTTAAGGACTGATGACCAggtaaaggccttgccacattctttacattggtaaggtttctgtccagtatgaattattttatgtCCTTTAAAGTTTGATTTCTGgctaaaggccttgccacattctttaca contains the following coding sequences:
- the LOC122495239 gene encoding zinc finger protein 850-like, with the protein product HTGEKPYQCKECGHVFNQFSTLTGHQRIHTGETPYKLQRYGKTFRHHSQLSEHHTVHAEEKPYQCKECGKAFNWRTALRRHHRIHTGQKTYQCKKCGKAFVNFSNLTQHRRIHTGVKPYQCKESGKAYTRQSSLTKHHRIHTGVKHYQCKECGKAFGSFSNLKQHRRIHTGVKPYKRKECAKSLIWHSGLRTQDTVNSGEKPYQCKKCGKAFSWLSALTVHHRSHPGEKHYQCKECGKAFYWYSAIKLHQRIHSGEKPYQCKECGKAFSQKSNFKGHKIIHTGQKPYQCKECGKAFTWSSVLKIHRRIHSGEKPYQCKECGKAFYCPSHLDVHQRVHTGEKPYQCNECGKTFNQKSYLKQHKVIHTGQKPYQCKECGKTFNWQSALKSHHRIHSGEKPYQCKECGIAFSWLSALTEHHRIHTGVNPYQCKECGKVYTRYSNLSRHHRIHTGVKPYQCKDCGKAFNWQSALKAHHRIHSGEKPYQCKECGKAFIRPSALTVHHRIHTGVKPYQCKECGKAFNWQSALKAHHRIHSGEKPYQCKECGKAFIRPSALTEHHRIHTGVKPYQCKECGKAYPRQSSLTKHHRIHTED